A stretch of DNA from Cerasicoccus sp. TK19100:
GCTGGGCGGCATTCTCTCGGCATTTTTCTACCACCGCGACAAAGACTGGCTCGTGCTCGGCGTCGACATGCCGTTTATCAACGTGTTTACGGTGAAGGAGCTCATTGCCGCCCGCGATCCTGACAAGCTGGCCACCTGCTTCCGCGCCGCCGATGGCCAGCCCGAGCCCCTGTGCTCAATCTATGAAAACAAGTTTAAGGACAAGCTCCTCAATGCGGCCAAGTCCGGCGAGCGTTCGCCCAAGCGTATTCTCCAGGAGCAGGCGGACTCAGTGAAGCTGATCGACCCGAAGGACCCAACCCACCTCGAGTGCATTATCACGGCCGAGGATTACCTGGCCGCGCAAACACGCCTGCTGGGCGGAGGCCGTTAAGGGGCGGTAATTAAGGTGGCGGCCGATGTCCCCATCGGCCAGAATCTAGGCTGTAAGTGTGTGGCGAAAGTGGGTGTGCTTTCCGCGATATTGGCCAGTCGCGGACAGATTCTATCTGATGCATCTCGCCTCTGGCCGATGTGAGGATCACCGCTCAGCGGGACAGGCATCGACCGCCACCTTGGCCATGGCAGTGGTGCGTTTCGGCGATGTGGAGAATTATTCCTCCGTCGCTTCTTCGACGTTTTCCTGCATGCGTTCCTTGAGGGAGTGGGAGAGCATCCAGTCGTAGAGGGCGTCGTTGTTGTAGGCGGGGTCCCAGGAGTTGTGGCCGACGCCTTCGTAAACGGTAAACTCCGGGTTGCCGCCGGATTCAGACACGGCGGTGATGGCCTTTTGGCCACGCTCGAGCTTAACCGCCTGGTCTTCGCTGCCGTGGAAGGCCCAGATCGGCATGTCGCTGAGCACTTGGTAATCCACGTCCGGGCCCCATCCGCAGACGGGCGCAATGGCGGCAAATCGTTCCGGGTTGTTGGCCGCCCAAGTCCACGTGCCGTGCCCGCCGAGGCTGAGGCCGGTCAGGTAAACGCGGTTGGGATCGACGCGGTATTTCTCTATCATGTCGTCGTAAAACGCATTGAGTGTCTCGACCTCCCAGCTATGGCCGTGGGGGCACTGGGGAGCCACGATGATCATGGGAAACTCTTTTCCGTCGCGCACATGCTTGAGCGGGCCGTGCCGGGCGACTTTGGCCAAATCGTTGCCACGCTCGCCGGAGCCGTGGAGGAAGATCATCATCGGCCATTCCTTGGCCTTGTCGTCCTCGTAGCCCTCGGGCAGATAAAGAAGATAGCTGGCGCTGACGGTCTTGGTGATTTCCCGCTCAAACGACTCGTTGGACAAGCGGTCTTGCTCGGTCTCAGCTTGGGCGACAGGTGCGCACAAGCCAACGATTAGCGCGAAAAGACCGAGCAGGCGCTTGGTGAGATCGATTTTGCCGGGGGGCTGCATGGTCTGGAAATGTTGCCTGGAAAAAATGAGGCCCGCAAGGGAGAAAATAAACCCGGCTGGCGGGCCAATTTCCCGTGGTGCCTAGTCCTCTTCGCGGATATCGGCTGCTTTGGCGAGGGCTTCAGCGATGCCCTGGCCGATGAAGTCCATCTTGGCGAACTGGTGGATTTTCTTACGGCAGTGGCGAAGCTCATCGCCGATGAAGATCACGCGGTAAAGCTTGGTGGCCTCCATGAGGGCGATGATGACTACGTCCTTCGGGTCCGGGATGACGTCTTCAGCGAGAATGGTCATGCGGATGCGGGTGCGCACTTCCGTTTCTTCCTTGCCGTTGATCATCGGGTAGGTGCGCTCGCCCTTCATCCACAGGAAGCGCTTTTCGCGCTCTTCGAGGATGCCTTTGTGGACGAGGCCAGCGAAGATACGGGGCTCGAAGTGCTCGGCCTTGGCCGCTAGGGCTTCGATGGTCGCGACAATGCTGGGCTGCGCGCCCAGGCCGCTGACGATCAATAGCGCTTCGTCGAGCAGGGGATCATTGGTTGGCTTGGTGTCGAGCATGATCACGTTATCCGCATCGGTGTCGAGCTGGTTGAGGAAGGCCAGTTCCATCATCAGCGCACCGGCGATGGCGTAGTCAAAGGCGCGGCGGGGGACGTTGCGGTGCATGACACCGGTTTCGTCGTTGAGGGCAAGTAGAGTTATTTCTTCGGCAAATCGGAGCATGGCAGGGTTTATTACGACCACATAGCCCGGCGGCAAGCGCAAAGCGGGTGCCGGTTTTGTGGCATTGCGTGTTGTCTCCCGGCGAAAATTCGTCCCTGCTGCCCGCATGCCCATGAGCTGGAAGGAACGGATGTTTGCGCTGCCCTGGTGGAAATCCATTGGGGAGACGCTCGCCATTACCACGTTTATGGTGGTGTATATTTGGGTGATGCGTAATCCGCTGTTCCCCGTCCGCGTGGTGCCCGTCACGATGCCGGATTTATGGACGCCCCTTCTGCCCTGGACGGCATGGATTTACTTTTCCCTGTGGGTTTACATCTGCCTGCCAACCACGCTGATGGGGACCAAGGCCGTGCTGAGGCACTATTTTCTGGGCGCGTTGCTGATGGCCATCGTTGGCTTGGGCGTGTTTGTGGGCTACCCGACGGCGGCACCGCTGTGGGACGTGGATTGGAGCCAATATCCAGGCTGGTTTTCGTTTTTGAAAACGGAAGAGCTCTCCGGTAACGCCTGCCCGTCCATGCACGTGAGCTACACGGTATTTGCCTGTTTGTGGAGTGCGACGCTGCTGCGGGTGGTGAAGGCGGCCAGCTGGGTGCACGTGGTCAATGTCTTGTGGGCACTGGCGATTTTGGTCTCCACCATGACGACGCGCCAGCACGTGTTTATCGACGTGGCTTTTGGCACGCTGTTGGGCTCGCTCATATTCGCGATAAATATGTATTGTGTGCGCCGTGAGCGGGTGGCACTTTGACGTAGCTCCTATGAAGTGGCAGTTAACGGTAACTTGCGTAATCCTTAAGCTGGCTGGATTGACGATGGTCTTTGCTGCGGATTGGGTATTGCTGGGTTGGGCCACATTTTTTGCGGGCGGGTTGCTGGTCACGGCGCACATGCTGGTGCCACAATGGCAAGGCCTCTGCGATGTCGATTCCGCCTTCGAGCCCGACTCGAAATCCGTCTGGCTGACGATCGACGACGGGCCCGACCCGGAAGACACTCCGCAGCTCCTCAAGCTGCTGGCCCGGCACGACGCCCGGGCGACATTTTTCCTCGTCGGTGAGCGCGCCGCTGCCCACCCCGAGCTGGTGGAGCAAATCCGCGCCGCCGGACACGAGATCGCCTGCCACACGCATACCCACCCGCGCTTTTCCTTTTGGGCAATGGGGCCCCGGCGGTTAGCGGCCGAGATCGACCGCGCCCTCCCCCACTTGCAGAGCGAGCCGGGCGAGGTCCTGTTTTTCCGCCCACCGGTGGGCATTAAAAACCTTTGGCTGGGCCGCATCCTGAGAGCACGTAACCTGCGCTGCGTGGCGTGGACGGTTCGCAGTGGTGACGGCGTTGGCACCAGCGCGCAAGCAGTCATTGCCCGAGTGAGGCGCGAGGTCCGCCCCGGTGCGATTATCCTGATGCACGAGGGGCCCTCGATGGCGTCCGGCGTTCGGGTCCATGCAATGGACGGCGTGCTGTCCGCACTGAGCGACGAGGGCTACACATGTATTTTACCGACGGCGGATCAATTGCGCACAATGCCGGTCAAATTTTCCCTACCACCACAAACCTCAACGAAGGAACTACTATGCAATTAGGAATGATCGGCCTCGGCCGTATGGGTGCCAACATCGTGCGCCGCCTCATGAAAAATGGACACACCTGCGTCGTCTTCGACACGAATGCAGACGCCATCAAAGAGCTTGAAAACGAAGGTGCCGTCGGTGCCACCACGCTGGAAGAATTCGTGGCCAAGCTCGAAAAGCCCCGCGCCGCCTGGGTCATGATCCCCGCCGCGATCACCGAAAAAGTCGTTTTCCAGCTCGCCGATCTCCTCGACGAGGGAGACATCATCATCGACGGCGGCAACTCGTATTTTCGCGACGACCGCGCCCGCGCCGCCAAGCTCGAGCCCCGCGGCATCCATTACATCGACTGCGGCACCAGCGGCGGCGTCTTTGGCCTGGAGCGCGGCTACTGCCTGATGATTGGCGGCCAAAAAGAGCCCGTGCAACACCTGGACCCGATTTTCGCCACCATCGCCCCCGGCGAGGGCGATGTGGAAAAGACCCCCAACCGCCCCGAAGGCGGCACCGCCCACAAGGGCTACCTGCACTGCGGCCCCGCCGGTGCCGGCCACTTCGTGAAGATGGTCCACAACGGCATCGAATACGGCATCATGGCCGCCTACGCCGAGGGACTCGACATCCTCTCCAACGCCAATTGCGACAAACAAGCCAAGGAGGTCGACGCCGAGACCGCGCCCTCCATGCATGGCGACCTCGACTACGATCTCGACCTCGGCGAAGTCAGCGAAGTCTGGCGCCGCGGCTCCGTGATCTCCTCCTGGCTGCTGGACTTGACCGCTGCGTCCTTTGTGGGCGATCCGAAGCTGGAAAAGTTCTCGGGCAAGGTGTCCGACTCTGGCGAAGGTCGTTGGACGATTGAAGCCGCGATCGAGTCCGCCACCCCGGCACCCGTCCTGACCAGCGCGCTTTACGAGCGCTTCCGCTCGCGCGAAGACCACGCCTTCGCCGACAAGGTCTGCTCCGCGATGCGCTACCAGTTCGGCGGCCACCTGGAAAAGAAGGATTAGCACCCCCTTTTTTTAGACCAGAAGGCAATCCTGCTGAGCGGGATTGCCACCACTGGCCCGCTAACGCTGATCGTTCCAAGGGTTGGCAACAATAGAGTGTTGCCCTCCGGTGGAATCGCATCCGCATATTCGATTGTGCGATAAACGTGCGCTTCTGGGTATTTATCTTTACCAATCTGGGCCTGCCACGTTATGCTTTGCGGACTTATCACCCGGACACACATCTAAGAAATGCCCAAAGTTACCATGATCGGCCTGCGCTCATCCGCGGCCAATTTTGACATGTGGCCCGAGCTTTCGGAAGAAAAGCTCGAGGCCGCCTTCAAGCAAGTCGTGCTCGAAATGGATGAAGCCGGCTACGAAGCGACCTGGTGCCTCCTGGCCCCTGGTGACACCGCCATCGAACAGGCAATCAAGACCCTGCTCGCTGAGCGGCCCGACGTGGTGCTGGTCGGCGCGGGAATCCGTAGCGACGCCGACCATTTCTCCCTGTTCGAAAAGCTGGTCAACGTCATCCACAGCTACGCCCCACAGGCCTACATCTGCTTTAACAGCAACCCCTTTGACTCCGTCGAGGCGGTGAAGCGCTGGGTTTAATCGAGTGCGATTTGAACGTTTGAGCTAGGCGTCGGCGTTAGCCGTCGCCTACGCCGACTGGTTGTGATTTAATAACTCGATTTATGAAGACAATGGCCAACGCGCTGAATGCGAATACTACCCATTCAATAGGGCTAACTGAACGCGCTCCATAGAAATGAATAATTCCGAGCGTACCGAAGATGATGAAAATCGAGGTAGTGTATGCGATGCCCAAGGCCAAGAGGCGAAGTCGAAATCCTCTTTTGTCTTTCTTCCACAAAACAAACCCAGCTCCAGACGCTAATGCAATGCCGCATATTAGCACTATCCGTCCAAACTGGAAGTCCCTTTTTACCATACCAAGAAAGGTAAGGGATATTGGAACCGCGAACGGGATCGATACTATGAAAGCGAAGATTAGCTCACTGATTGATTTCTGAATTTTCTTATCTTTCACAACGGTTAGGTGTCTCTAGACTGAAGCGCGTAGCGCGAAAGGAATTGATGCCAGCTGTTTGTTCGGATCCTTTTTACTCTTTTAATAGTATTCTATGTGATGCTAACGTTCACCTAACAGCTTGCAGTGTGGCACACGGAGCGCCGGGTAATTTCTTGGTGGTTGGTTAAGCGATGATCGGGGATTCGACGGAACTTAGGAGTATTGGTTAGGCGGCAGGCAGTAAAGTACTATTAATCGGAACCTGGCAAACGTGCAAACATTCAAGTGCTAGAACTTGCTAAGGCGCAGTGAGCGGATCACTATGTGCTTATTCGACCAAACGTGGCGGCAACGACAGAGCGTTGCCCTCCAGTCGTAAACACTACGCCGCTGGCAGATCCACAAAGAAGGTGCTGCCTTTGCCGGGGGTAGACTCGACTTGTATCTGGGTGCCCATCAGGCGGGCGCAGTCGTGGCAAATTTGCAGGCCCAGGCCGATACCGGTCTCGCCGCGTAGCCCCTCAGAGGGGGTAAGGCCGATGCCGCTTTGAATGCGTTTAACCCGCTCTTCGTCCAGGCCGATGCCGTCGTCGCTGACCTTCAGCCGCACCTTGCCCTCAATCGATTCGGCGGAGATGATCACCTTGCCGTTCGCGTCGGTGTGCTTGATGCTATTCGAGACAAAATTGTTGATGATCTGGGAGAGCAAACGCTGGTCGCCAAGCACTTGTAGGGCGGAGGCCTTCGGCGGCTGCACCACCAGCTTCACCTCGCGAATCGCGGCTGCAGCCGCAGATTGGTGGGCCGCGCGGTTGAGCAGCTGATTGACATCGACTGGCTCCTTGGCGGCGGCTTCACTGCTGCCCTCGGCGATGGCCAGGCGGAGCAGGCCCTGGATCAGCTCCAGTTGTTCCCGGGCGGTCGCGTCAATGTCGGACAGCAGGCCGTTGCGCTCTTCTTCGGACATGTTGTCGCCCTCGAGTTTGAGTAGCATGCAGGCATCGTTGATGCTCGCCAGCGGGGAGCGCAGATCGTGCGAAAGTGTGCGGAAAAAGCGGTTCTTGAGCCCCAGCAGTTCGGCCTGGGCCGTGAGGCAGCGTTGGGTCTCGGCCATGAGCACGCCCACCTCGTCCTCGTAATTTACGGGCAGGTGCGGGGCTTTGCGGCTGGAGTTGAAGTCCTTGAGCGCTTCGGAGGTGCGGCGGACGGGGGCCAGCATCTTAGACTGCACCAGCAGCGTGAGCCCGGTGCCAACCAGCGTCGCCAGCAGGCAGGTGATCACGATCATCACCGGAAACGGATTATCGCGCATGCTAATGACCGCAAAGCCGACGGTGGCGATGAGTGGGATGTGCACCCCGACAAACGCCACCACCATCAGCTTCCCGGTGAAGCTTTTGGGCCAGGGAAGCCGGCTGATGATTGCGTATAACTTGAAGGCCGGCGAATGCGCGTTGGGGGAAGTTGCCATTTGGGGACATGATGCAGACTTGATACATGAATAATCAAGCGCATAGGGACCAGTTGATCCACTGATACGGCTATAAAACAGCCCCCAGCGCCAGGTGACGCGGGGGGCTGATATTCGCGCAACGACGTTCTGCGCTTACACCTGCATGAGGAAGTAGGCGTTTTGGATGTCGTGCTCGAAGCGGTGGATGTCCACCTGGTCAAAGCCGGCTTCGGTGAGCATGCTCTGGGCCTTCTGCACGCCCCAGGCCGCGCCCAGGCCCATGCCGCCCTGCGCGAGGGAAACCGTCATGCAGTGCATGCAGGAGATCGCGTAAAACAACGGGCCGAGCGGGTGGCCGATGTTGTCATTGGGCTCGGAGGAGGCGTCGATATCCTGCATGAGGAAACGGCCACCGGGCTTGAGCGCTTCGCGGATGTTGGCCAGCACCATGTCGGGCCGACCCTGGTCATGGATGGCGTCCAGCGCGGTAATCCAGTCGAAAGTCTTGGGCTCGCGCCAGTGCGTGAGGTCCTTCACTTCGAAGTGGACGTTGCCCAGCCCCTTTTCCATGGCGCGGTTGCGGGCGAAGTCGAGCGCCTCAAGGCTCAGGTCGTAGCCGCGGAAATGGCTCTGGGGGAAGGCTTCGGCGAGCTGGATCAGCGCCATGCCACGGCCGCACCCGATGTCGAGCACCTCAATGCCGGCCTCGAGATCCGCGCGCAAGCCGGGAAAGAGGTCCACCACCTGATCGGCGATGATCGGCACAATGGACTGCCCGCTGTCTTCCGCCATCACGGCGTGGAAGCGTGGATACTTCGAGTAAGGCACGCCGCCGCCGTTGCGGAAGCAGTCGATCACGTCGTCTTCCACGCCCGCGAGCACCGGCAGAAACTGCGCGAAGATGGCCAGGTTGTCCTTGGCCGACTGGCGGCTGAGCCAGTGCGCGTGCTCCGGCGGCAGGCGATGGGTGGAGAGCTCGGCGTTGCGCTCGACGATCTCCGCCGCGATCAGGCAGCCTAGCCATTCGCGCACGTAGCGTTCGTTGAGGCCGGCGTCGTCGGCCAGCTGTTGGCTGGTGCGCCACTCACCGTCGGCCATGGCGTCAAACAGCCCCGTGCGGTGGCCGATGGAGATCATCAGCATGGTCATGCCGCCATTGAGCATGCCCAGGTATTTCTCCGCGAAGGCCTCCTGCTTGGGGAGATCGCGGCTTATCGTATTGCAGACTTTACACATGTTGTTTTCGTAGTTGAGAGATAGACAGACAGGTCTGTCTGTTGTGGGAGAATGAAAAAGACAGGCAGTGGAGTGGTGCCCCTGGGTTGCCGCCTTTAGTAGGCGACAGGCTCGACCAGGCTCTTGACGGTTTTCACCGCCTGATCGATGGGCCAATTGTCACGGTAGGCGACGGCGGCGGCGATGGCACCGTCCATCAGCACGACGAAGAGACGCGCCAACTGCTCGTTGTCCACCGGCTTGAGCGAGGGATTCGCCGCCTGGTAGTCCTCCAGGAGCTCGCGGGCGAGGTCGATCATCAGCTCGTGGTGGCGCTTGGCCACGGCGTGCAGCCGCTCATCGCCCGAGGGGGCTTCGGCCAGAATGATTTGAAACGGGCAACCGCGAAAATCATACTCCTGCAGCCACCCGGGCAAGAGCGTGAAGAGCCCGTAAAAGCGGTCGCGCGGGGTGTCGAGCGTCGCCAGGCCCGCCCGCATTTCGGCCATTTCCTTGGCGGAGATCGCCTCGGCGTAGGCTAGCAGCAAGTCGTCCTTCGACGGAAAATTCGCGTAAAACGACGCCTTCGCCACGCCAGCCTCGGCAATGATCTGGTTGATGCCGGTGGCCTGATAGCCCTGCCGGTAAAACAGATCGATCGCCGTGTTCAGAATCCGCTCGCGCGGACTGGACTGGGTGGTGGTGGTCATGAAGCGACCGACACTAGACAGACTTGTCTGTCCGTCAAGCGCGGATGTCGTTAAGGATTTGTAAGAAAGCCGTCGGCGGCCTATTCCAATCTCAATGAAACCTCTCTTTGTCATTAATACGAAAACAGAACTTCTTGCGCTCCATCGGGTATTTATTGAGGCAAAGTTTTCGCTCGATCCAAATGATTTTGATATTGGTCCATCTTCAATTGTTTCAGCTCTCTATGATAGCATCTTCCAGGCTCTGAAAAAGGATGGGCAAAATTGGGATAAGTGGTTGGAAAATCAAAGACCACGTATCTTAAAAGCTGTGAAGCTCGGTGTTGCTCGAATACAAGAATGTGAGTGGCAGAAATGGAGCCATGAGCGTCGAGTAGAATATGTAAGTGATTATGCGTCGCCACTGACACTTTCTTCTGCTGAAATCGAAATGCTAATATCAAAGAAATAAAATTTGAGTCTATGCTCACAACCATCTTCATGATCGGCGACTCCACCATGGCGAACAAGACGGAGCCCGACATCAACCCCAGCATGGCTGGGGCCAGCTGCTGCCCGAGCGGATCGATGACTCCGCGACCGTCGGCATCCACGCCGCCAATGGCCGCAGCACGCTGAGCTTTATCGAGGAGGGCGCTGGGCGGTGACAGGGGCTGGCGTTTCCCCTTTGCGCGGCGGATGTGTAATGCGTTCGGCGCGCTGAAGTTAGCCGCTTTCATCGAAGTCATGAAAAGCTTTCACGCCAGCGTGCTGGGCGGGCGGTGCGCTTTTTTATTGCAGAATCAGGTTGGCCGGTGACAATGGCCCGCTGTCAGTCTTAACGCGGTTTGCCGCGATTTCCACCCACTACCAAACACGTGTAAGTTTATCATGCCAGAAGCAAGCTCCGACATCGGACTCATCGGCCTCGCCGTCATGGGTCAGAACCTCGCGCTCAACATCGCCGACCACGGCTTCCAGATCTCGGTTTACAACCGTACGACCGCCAAGATGGAAGAATTCGTGGCTAAGCACCCGGACACCCCCGGTGGCCTCGTCGGCAGCCCCACTCTGGAAGAGTTCGTGGCCAGCCTCAAGCGCCCCCGCAAGATCATCATCCTCGTGCAAGCCGGTCGCGCGACTGACGCCGTGATCGACGGCCTCATCCCGCTGCTCGAAAAGGACGACATCATTATCGACGGCGGCAACGCCTACTGGATGGACACGATCCGCCGCGAAAAGGACCTCAACGACAAGGGCCTGCGCTTCATTGGCAGCGGTGTTTCCGGTGGTGAAGAAGGCGCGCGCTTCGGCCCGAGCCTCATGCCCGGCGGTAAGGAATCCGCCTACAAGGAACTTCAGCCGATCTGGGAAGCGGTCGCTGCCAAGGTCGACGCCGAGACCGGTAAACCGCTCGAAGGCGCTGCCCCCGGCAAGCCCGTCGAAGGCGGCGTGCCTTGCACCGCTTACATTGGTGAGAACGGTGCTGGCCACTACGTGAAGATGGTTCACAACGGCATCGAATACGGCGACATGCAGATGATCTGCGAAGCCTACGACCTGATGAAGAATCTCCTCGGCCTCTCCGCTCCGGAGATGGCGGAAATCTTTAAGAAGTGGGACGACGGCCTGCTCGACTCCTTCCTCATCGAGATCACCGCTGAGGTGCTCGCCCAGAAGGACCCTGCGACCGGCGCTGACTTCGTGGACATCGTGCTCGACACCGCTGGCCAGAAGGGCACCGGTAAGTGGACCTCCATCAGCGCGCTCGACATGGGTGTGCCTTCGCCGACCATCGCTGAGGCCGTCTTTGCCCGTTGCGTATCCGCGATCAAGGAAGAGCGCGTGGCCGCCAGCGAGATCCTCTCCGGCCCGAACAAGAAGTATGAAGGCGACAAGCAAGCGCTGATCGACGCCATTCACGACGCACTTTACTGCTCCAAGATTTGCTCCTACGCGCAAGGTTTCCAACTGATGCGCGCCGCCCAGGAGGAATACGACTGGAAGCTCAACTTCGGCGAAATTGCGCAGATCTGGCGTGGCGGTTGCATCATTCGTGCCGGCTTCCTGCAGAAGATCACCGACGCATTCGACGGCAACCCCGAGTTGGCCAACCTCCTGCTCGACCCGTATTTCAAGGATACCGTTGCCAAGTTCG
This window harbors:
- a CDS encoding sensor histidine kinase, which translates into the protein MATSPNAHSPAFKLYAIISRLPWPKSFTGKLMVVAFVGVHIPLIATVGFAVISMRDNPFPVMIVITCLLATLVGTGLTLLVQSKMLAPVRRTSEALKDFNSSRKAPHLPVNYEDEVGVLMAETQRCLTAQAELLGLKNRFFRTLSHDLRSPLASINDACMLLKLEGDNMSEEERNGLLSDIDATAREQLELIQGLLRLAIAEGSSEAAAKEPVDVNQLLNRAAHQSAAAAAIREVKLVVQPPKASALQVLGDQRLLSQIINNFVSNSIKHTDANGKVIISAESIEGKVRLKVSDDGIGLDEERVKRIQSGIGLTPSEGLRGETGIGLGLQICHDCARLMGTQIQVESTPGKGSTFFVDLPAA
- a CDS encoding NTP transferase domain-containing protein; the encoded protein is MSFVQENLYGLVLAGGRSRRLGRDKATLVFKGQLQLDRSIGVLKRYCEKVFISVREDQAYTVGADPIIDRMGEIGPLGGILSAFFYHRDKDWLVLGVDMPFINVFTVKELIAARDPDKLATCFRAADGQPEPLCSIYENKFKDKLLNAAKSGERSPKRILQEQADSVKLIDPKDPTHLECIITAEDYLAAQTRLLGGGR
- a CDS encoding GOLPH3/VPS74 family protein, which translates into the protein MLRFAEEITLLALNDETGVMHRNVPRRAFDYAIAGALMMELAFLNQLDTDADNVIMLDTKPTNDPLLDEALLIVSGLGAQPSIVATIEALAAKAEHFEPRIFAGLVHKGILEEREKRFLWMKGERTYPMINGKEETEVRTRIRMTILAEDVIPDPKDVVIIALMEATKLYRVIFIGDELRHCRKKIHQFAKMDFIGQGIAEALAKAADIREED
- a CDS encoding polysaccharide deacetylase family protein; translated protein: MKWQLTVTCVILKLAGLTMVFAADWVLLGWATFFAGGLLVTAHMLVPQWQGLCDVDSAFEPDSKSVWLTIDDGPDPEDTPQLLKLLARHDARATFFLVGERAAAHPELVEQIRAAGHEIACHTHTHPRFSFWAMGPRRLAAEIDRALPHLQSEPGEVLFFRPPVGIKNLWLGRILRARNLRCVAWTVRSGDGVGTSAQAVIARVRREVRPGAIILMHEGPSMASGVRVHAMDGVLSALSDEGYTCILPTADQLRTMPVKFSLPPQTSTKELLCN
- a CDS encoding class I SAM-dependent methyltransferase — translated: MCKVCNTISRDLPKQEAFAEKYLGMLNGGMTMLMISIGHRTGLFDAMADGEWRTSQQLADDAGLNERYVREWLGCLIAAEIVERNAELSTHRLPPEHAHWLSRQSAKDNLAIFAQFLPVLAGVEDDVIDCFRNGGGVPYSKYPRFHAVMAEDSGQSIVPIIADQVVDLFPGLRADLEAGIEVLDIGCGRGMALIQLAEAFPQSHFRGYDLSLEALDFARNRAMEKGLGNVHFEVKDLTHWREPKTFDWITALDAIHDQGRPDMVLANIREALKPGGRFLMQDIDASSEPNDNIGHPLGPLFYAISCMHCMTVSLAQGGMGLGAAWGVQKAQSMLTEAGFDQVDIHRFEHDIQNAYFLMQV
- a CDS encoding phosphatase PAP2 family protein codes for the protein MSWKERMFALPWWKSIGETLAITTFMVVYIWVMRNPLFPVRVVPVTMPDLWTPLLPWTAWIYFSLWVYICLPTTLMGTKAVLRHYFLGALLMAIVGLGVFVGYPTAAPLWDVDWSQYPGWFSFLKTEELSGNACPSMHVSYTVFACLWSATLLRVVKAASWVHVVNVLWALAILVSTMTTRQHVFIDVAFGTLLGSLIFAINMYCVRRERVAL
- the gnd gene encoding phosphogluconate dehydrogenase (NAD(+)-dependent, decarboxylating), yielding MQLGMIGLGRMGANIVRRLMKNGHTCVVFDTNADAIKELENEGAVGATTLEEFVAKLEKPRAAWVMIPAAITEKVVFQLADLLDEGDIIIDGGNSYFRDDRARAAKLEPRGIHYIDCGTSGGVFGLERGYCLMIGGQKEPVQHLDPIFATIAPGEGDVEKTPNRPEGGTAHKGYLHCGPAGAGHFVKMVHNGIEYGIMAAYAEGLDILSNANCDKQAKEVDAETAPSMHGDLDYDLDLGEVSEVWRRGSVISSWLLDLTAASFVGDPKLEKFSGKVSDSGEGRWTIEAAIESATPAPVLTSALYERFRSREDHAFADKVCSAMRYQFGGHLEKKD
- a CDS encoding TetR/AcrR family transcriptional regulator — its product is MTTTTQSSPRERILNTAIDLFYRQGYQATGINQIIAEAGVAKASFYANFPSKDDLLLAYAEAISAKEMAEMRAGLATLDTPRDRFYGLFTLLPGWLQEYDFRGCPFQIILAEAPSGDERLHAVAKRHHELMIDLARELLEDYQAANPSLKPVDNEQLARLFVVLMDGAIAAAVAYRDNWPIDQAVKTVKSLVEPVAY
- the gndA gene encoding NADP-dependent phosphogluconate dehydrogenase, with protein sequence MPEASSDIGLIGLAVMGQNLALNIADHGFQISVYNRTTAKMEEFVAKHPDTPGGLVGSPTLEEFVASLKRPRKIIILVQAGRATDAVIDGLIPLLEKDDIIIDGGNAYWMDTIRREKDLNDKGLRFIGSGVSGGEEGARFGPSLMPGGKESAYKELQPIWEAVAAKVDAETGKPLEGAAPGKPVEGGVPCTAYIGENGAGHYVKMVHNGIEYGDMQMICEAYDLMKNLLGLSAPEMAEIFKKWDDGLLDSFLIEITAEVLAQKDPATGADFVDIVLDTAGQKGTGKWTSISALDMGVPSPTIAEAVFARCVSAIKEERVAASEILSGPNKKYEGDKQALIDAIHDALYCSKICSYAQGFQLMRAAQEEYDWKLNFGEIAQIWRGGCIIRAGFLQKITDAFDGNPELANLLLDPYFKDTVAKFEGSWRKVVATACEYGIPVPCFGSALFYFDSYRSARLPQNLLQSQRDFFGAHTYERTDTPRGKFFHIDWPDPARPQLDA
- a CDS encoding dienelactone hydrolase family protein, with the protein product MQPPGKIDLTKRLLGLFALIVGLCAPVAQAETEQDRLSNESFEREITKTVSASYLLYLPEGYEDDKAKEWPMMIFLHGSGERGNDLAKVARHGPLKHVRDGKEFPMIIVAPQCPHGHSWEVETLNAFYDDMIEKYRVDPNRVYLTGLSLGGHGTWTWAANNPERFAAIAPVCGWGPDVDYQVLSDMPIWAFHGSEDQAVKLERGQKAITAVSESGGNPEFTVYEGVGHNSWDPAYNNDALYDWMLSHSLKERMQENVEEATEE